Proteins encoded by one window of Lycium barbarum isolate Lr01 chromosome 11, ASM1917538v2, whole genome shotgun sequence:
- the LOC132620038 gene encoding RNA-dependent RNA polymerase 1-like, protein MVLLGSIRDLKNPVLASLRKLLMIKRENQITLQKTGFTSSSFSPKLPLVPIVQPPKGVVLPYKILFKISSMVQHGCIPWLALNVYFFRLVDPQRRNIACIEQYDEYLRPHPNECSGSDLDGDIYFVCWDQDLSPPRQVQAMDYSPAPSTELDHDVTIEDNRNYIVNDSLGIVANAHVVVADREPELAMSDPCKELAQLFSIAVDFPKTGVPAEVPSRLRPKEYLDFMEKPDKQMYYSERVIGKLFRKVKDKAPQSSSIATFTRDVASRSYDADLEVDGFEDYIDEAFDYKTEYDNKLGNLMDYYGIKREAEILSGGIMKASKTFDRRRDAEAIGVAVRSLRKEARTCFKRHSDIDDMLAKASAWYHVIYHPRYWGCNNQGLKRDHFISFPWRVYDQLIQIKKEKARNRPVLHLSSLGHQLSRMELI, encoded by the exons ATGGTGCTGCTCGGATCTATAAGAGACTTGAAGAATCCTGTATTAGCTTCTTTAAGGAAACTCCTGATGATCA AACGTGAAAACCAAATTACTTTACAGAAGACTGGTTTTACCTCTTCTTCTTTCTCTCCAAAATTGCCTCTGGTTCCCATTGTCCAGCCCCCCAAAGGAGTTGTGTTGCCCTACAAGATATTGTTCAAAATTAGTTCTATGGTTCAGCATGGATGCATACCTTGGCTAGCATTAAATGTCTACTTTTTCCGATTAGTTGATCCTCAAAGGAGAAATATTGCTTGCATTGAGCAGTATGATGAGTATCTCAG ACCTCATCCAAATGAATGTTCTGGGAGTGATCTGGATGGGGATATCTACTTTGTTTGCTGGGATCAAGACCTGAGTCCCCCAAGGCAAGTCCAGGCGATGGATTATAGTCCAGCACCCAGCACAGAGTTGGATCATGATGTCACAATTGAG GATAACAGAAACTATATTGTGAATGACAGCTTGGGAATCGTAGCAAATGCACACGTCGTAGTTGCAGACAGAGAACCTGAACTGGCCATGAGTGATCCATGCAAAGAACTTGCTCAGCTCTTTTCAATTGCAGTTGACTTTCCAAAGACTGGTGTTCCTGCTGAAGTACCATCTCGGTTGCGCCCTAAAGAATACCTAGACTTCATGGAAAAGCCAGACAAGCAAATGTATTACTCGGAAAGAGTTATTGGCAAGCTTTTCAGGAAAGTGAAGGATAAAGCACCGCAGTCTAGCTCTATCGCGACCTTCACAAGGGATGTTGCCAGCCGATCATATGACGCTGATTTGGAAGTTGATGGATTTGAAGATTACATCGACGAAGCTTTTGATTACAAAACTGAATATGACAACAAGCTTGGTAATTTGATGGACTACTATGGCATAAAAAGGGAGGCTGAAATACTTAGTGGTGGCATCATGAAGGCATCAAAAACTTTTGACCGCAGAAGAGATGCAGAGGCCATTGGTGTTGCTGTGAGGTCTTTGAGGAAGGAGGCGAGGACGTGTTTCAAGAGGCATAGTGATATAGATGACATGTTAGCAAAGGCTTCCGCTTGGTATCACGTTATATATCATCCTAGATATTGGGGTTGCAACAATCAGGGGTTGAAAAGAGATCATTTCATTAGCTTTCCCTGGCGTGTTTATGACCAGCTGATCCAGATTAAGAAAGAGAAAGCACGTAACAGGCCGGTTCTCCATTTGTCATCTCTCGGGCATCAGCTGAGTCGCATGGAGTTGATATAA